In Woeseia oceani, one DNA window encodes the following:
- a CDS encoding aspartate kinase: protein MTTQPDSQHTVEKIGGTSMADTESVLNNIFIGKRTGSDLYQRIFVVSAYAGITDKLLRHKKTGEPGVHALFADAESDWAWGDALSKVGADMTRINAEIFGDHADRRTADQFVKERIEGARSCLLDLHRLCSYGHFSLSEHMNTVREMLSALGEAHSAHNTSLLLQQHHVNAIFVDLTNWREDEQVSLDEKISGALAEIDLAATLPIVTGYGHSKDGAIMNYGRGYTEVIFSRVAVLTGAREAIIHKEFHLSSGDPKLIGEDKVRKIGRTNYDVADQLSNMGMEAIHPSAAKGLRQARIPLRIKNTFDPENPGTVISGNYTSEDSRTEMVTGIKSVYALEFFEQDMVRVNGYDSAILEALKHHRLRIITKTSNANTIAHYIEGPLKSVKRATVELGERFESATITVRKVAIVSAIGSDLEVEGLTARAVNCLAAAGVNLLGVHQLIRNVDILFIVAEDDYETAIVALHEELVENTEPVAVDDEQRTTRAA from the coding sequence ATGACAACGCAGCCAGACAGCCAGCATACGGTTGAAAAGATCGGCGGTACGTCGATGGCCGATACTGAATCCGTACTGAACAATATTTTCATCGGCAAACGGACGGGCAGCGATCTCTATCAACGAATATTCGTAGTTTCGGCTTACGCCGGCATTACCGACAAGTTGCTGCGCCACAAGAAAACCGGCGAGCCCGGGGTGCACGCGTTGTTCGCCGATGCGGAATCGGACTGGGCGTGGGGCGATGCGTTGAGCAAAGTCGGCGCGGACATGACGCGTATCAACGCAGAAATATTCGGCGATCATGCCGACCGGCGTACCGCAGATCAGTTTGTCAAAGAGCGTATCGAAGGTGCCCGCAGTTGCTTGCTGGACCTGCACCGGCTTTGTTCGTACGGTCATTTCAGCTTGTCTGAGCACATGAATACCGTGCGGGAAATGCTTTCAGCACTCGGCGAGGCTCACAGTGCACACAACACGTCCTTGCTGTTGCAGCAACACCACGTGAACGCCATTTTCGTTGACCTTACGAATTGGCGGGAAGACGAGCAGGTGTCGCTGGACGAGAAAATCAGCGGCGCTCTGGCAGAGATCGACCTGGCTGCAACGTTGCCGATAGTGACCGGTTATGGCCACAGCAAAGATGGCGCGATCATGAACTACGGTCGTGGTTATACCGAAGTGATCTTTTCCAGGGTCGCGGTACTTACTGGTGCCCGCGAAGCGATTATCCACAAGGAGTTCCACCTTTCGAGCGGTGACCCCAAGCTGATCGGGGAAGACAAAGTGCGCAAGATCGGCCGCACCAACTACGATGTTGCCGACCAGCTTTCCAACATGGGGATGGAAGCAATACACCCGAGTGCGGCCAAAGGGCTGCGGCAGGCGCGAATACCGCTGCGAATCAAGAACACGTTTGATCCGGAGAATCCGGGAACAGTGATTAGTGGTAACTACACATCCGAGGATTCGCGAACGGAGATGGTTACCGGGATAAAAAGTGTCTATGCCCTGGAGTTCTTCGAACAGGACATGGTCAGGGTCAACGGTTACGACTCCGCGATCCTGGAGGCACTGAAGCATCATCGGCTACGAATTATCACCAAGACATCGAACGCCAACACCATTGCACATTACATCGAAGGACCACTGAAGTCGGTTAAACGTGCGACGGTGGAGCTCGGTGAACGGTTTGAGTCAGCGACGATTACCGTGCGCAAGGTGGCCATCGTTTCGGCGATAGGCAGCGACCTGGAGGTCGAAGGGCTGACCGCACGCGCCGTTAATTGTCTGGCTGCGGCGGGTGTCAACCTGCTGGGTGTCCATCAGCTGATTCGCAATGTCGACATATTGTTTATTGTTGCCGAAGACGATTACGAAACCGCAATCGTTGCGTTACACGAAGAACTGGTTGAGAACACTGAACCGGTCGCCGTTGACGACGAACAACGCACGACGCGCGCGGCATAA
- the ectA gene encoding diaminobutyrate acetyltransferase has protein sequence MLRKPTGQDGIAINRLIAACPPLDQNSVYCNLLQCTDFADTCIVAERAGRIVGWISAYRSPKANDTLFIWQVAVHEDARGSGLAGRMLDDLLARDECAGIARLQTTITPDNQGSFALFRSLAARIDAPFHEAAGFESQTHFQGLHASERLITIGPVAGSGARQRPLQSAS, from the coding sequence GTGCTGCGAAAACCGACGGGCCAGGACGGCATTGCCATCAATCGCCTTATCGCGGCGTGCCCACCTCTCGATCAGAACTCGGTGTACTGCAATTTGTTGCAGTGCACGGACTTTGCGGACACCTGTATCGTTGCAGAGCGAGCCGGGCGCATCGTCGGCTGGATTTCCGCCTACCGTTCCCCAAAGGCGAACGACACGCTGTTTATCTGGCAGGTTGCTGTGCACGAGGACGCCCGTGGCTCGGGTTTGGCCGGTCGCATGCTTGACGATCTGCTGGCACGGGACGAGTGCGCGGGTATTGCTCGCTTGCAAACCACAATAACGCCAGACAACCAAGGCTCATTTGCCTTGTTTCGCTCGCTGGCAGCGCGTATCGATGCGCCATTTCACGAGGCTGCCGGCTTCGAGAGTCAAACCCATTTTCAGGGGCTGCATGCCAGCGAACGGCTGATAACCATCGGCCCAGTTGCGGGCAGCGGTGCGCGACAACGCCCGCTTCAATCTGCGTCCTGA
- a CDS encoding ABC transporter ATP-binding protein, whose product MTDNSEQAAGFFTRFLGVFRYSHRALHLVWSTSPLLTVVLAVLTLTAGILPAAIAWVGQLIVDGVVAAMAAEQADTTYVLRLLGAEALLVIGVAASQRGISASQSLLRALLGQRVNVMILEKALTLQLAHFEDSEFYDKLTQARREASSRPLSLVNRTFGLVQNAITLSSYAALLYSFSPWAVVILIGAGLPSFFAEAKFSGDAFRLFRWRSPETRMQMYLETVIAREDGVKEVKLFQLGPRLLQRYRDIFNKLFVEDRKLTLRRDGWGFVLGLLSTAAFYGAYVWIVIATISREITLGAMTMYLMLFRQGQSAVSASLTAISGMYEDNLYLSNLYEYLAQEVPNRDGEADRGPEPARGIEFRHVSFAYPGAAEKALDDINLQIRPGQSLALVGENGSGKTTLIKLLTRLYEPTAGEIYLDGLALSDWSVEALRRRVGVIFQDFGRYQFSVGENIGAGDVRYIDDEARWATAAQTGMAAPFIEDMPEGYHTQLGRWFKGGRELSGGQWQKIALSRAFMRSEADILVLDEPTAAMDAASEAAVFDHFRQSSRDKMTILISHRFSTVRAADQIIVMQHGRIVERGDHNELLAMGGQYAHLFELQAKGYQ is encoded by the coding sequence ATGACCGACAACAGTGAACAGGCGGCCGGGTTTTTCACCCGGTTCCTGGGCGTGTTTCGCTACAGTCACCGGGCGTTGCACCTCGTGTGGAGCACCAGCCCGCTACTGACAGTCGTACTCGCGGTGCTGACATTGACAGCGGGCATCCTGCCCGCAGCGATCGCCTGGGTTGGCCAACTGATAGTCGACGGCGTGGTCGCAGCGATGGCGGCCGAGCAAGCCGACACGACCTACGTGTTGCGCCTGCTTGGTGCCGAGGCGTTGCTGGTAATCGGCGTTGCGGCAAGCCAGCGCGGCATCTCCGCCAGTCAGTCGCTGCTACGCGCGCTGCTCGGGCAGCGTGTCAACGTGATGATTCTCGAAAAAGCGCTGACCCTGCAGCTCGCACACTTCGAAGACTCCGAGTTTTACGACAAACTGACTCAAGCGCGACGTGAAGCGTCGAGCCGCCCGCTTAGCCTGGTAAACCGCACGTTCGGCCTCGTCCAGAACGCCATCACTCTCAGCAGTTATGCCGCGCTGCTGTACAGCTTTTCACCGTGGGCTGTGGTCATTCTGATCGGCGCTGGCTTGCCGTCGTTTTTTGCGGAAGCCAAATTTTCCGGTGATGCGTTTCGCCTGTTTCGCTGGCGATCACCCGAGACCCGCATGCAAATGTACCTGGAGACAGTGATTGCGCGCGAAGACGGCGTCAAGGAAGTCAAACTGTTCCAGCTGGGCCCGCGGCTGCTGCAACGCTACCGCGACATTTTCAACAAGCTGTTTGTCGAAGACCGCAAACTGACTTTGCGGCGGGACGGCTGGGGCTTTGTACTGGGGCTGCTGTCCACAGCCGCGTTCTACGGCGCATACGTCTGGATCGTGATTGCGACAATCAGCCGCGAAATCACCCTGGGCGCAATGACGATGTACCTGATGCTTTTTCGTCAGGGCCAGTCGGCGGTCAGCGCCAGCCTGACCGCAATCAGCGGCATGTATGAAGACAATCTTTACCTGTCCAATCTCTATGAGTATCTGGCACAGGAAGTGCCCAATCGCGATGGCGAAGCGGACCGAGGCCCCGAACCAGCGCGCGGCATCGAGTTTCGACACGTATCGTTTGCCTACCCAGGCGCAGCTGAAAAAGCACTGGACGATATAAACCTGCAAATACGCCCCGGTCAGAGCCTGGCGCTGGTCGGTGAGAACGGCTCTGGCAAGACTACGTTGATCAAATTGCTGACGCGTCTCTATGAGCCTACGGCGGGCGAGATTTATCTGGACGGACTGGCACTCAGCGACTGGAGCGTCGAAGCACTGCGGCGTCGCGTCGGTGTCATCTTTCAGGACTTCGGCCGTTACCAGTTTTCCGTTGGCGAGAATATCGGCGCCGGCGATGTCCGTTACATCGATGACGAAGCACGCTGGGCGACTGCCGCGCAGACCGGTATGGCAGCACCTTTTATCGAAGACATGCCCGAGGGCTATCACACGCAACTGGGTCGCTGGTTCAAAGGCGGCCGCGAGCTGTCAGGCGGTCAATGGCAGAAAATCGCTCTGTCTCGCGCGTTCATGCGCAGTGAGGCCGATATCCTCGTGCTGGACGAACCCACTGCGGCCATGGATGCTGCATCCGAAGCGGCGGTCTTCGATCACTTCCGGCAGTCGAGTCGGGACAAAATGACAATCCTTATTTCACACCGCTTCTCAACCGTGCGCGCCGCTGATCAGATCATCGTCATGCAACATGGCCGAATCGTCGAGCGCGGCGATCACAACGAACTGCTGGCAATGGGCGGGCAGTATGCACATTTGTTTGAGCTGCAGGCCAAGGGCTATCAATAG
- the ectB gene encoding diaminobutyrate--2-oxoglutarate transaminase, which translates to MVNNNTVPGHKPVVETFELLESQVRSYSRNFPAIFNKAKGVQLEGEDGSKYLDFLMGCSTLNYGHNHPVLKDALVDYITDDGVTHSMDMHSDAKERFLFEFHETVLKPRNLDYVLQFPGPTGANAVEAALKLARKVTGRTNVISFTNGFHGVTLGALAATGNEHHRGGAGIDLGGVTRMPYDGYMGADIDTADYLDKVLSDPSSGIDAPAAVIVETVQGEGGLNVASNEWLRKVARITRKHGAMFIVDDIQAGIGRCGSFFSFEAAGVKPDIVTLAKSLSGYGLPMALVLINREYDEWLPGEHNGTFRGNCHAFVTARAALEHFWRDRKGFEATIARSAAQLEQGLRSIASKAGSSKLVLKGRGMMRGLEMPSGKFAAAVIKKCFQNGLIIESAGPNDEIVKCLAPLTITSEEMQSGLDILGKAVAATAAEHERAAA; encoded by the coding sequence ATGGTGAACAACAACACGGTGCCGGGGCATAAACCGGTCGTCGAAACTTTTGAGCTGCTTGAATCACAAGTGCGCAGCTATTCGCGGAATTTCCCGGCGATTTTCAACAAAGCCAAAGGCGTGCAGCTGGAAGGGGAAGACGGTTCGAAGTACCTCGATTTCCTGATGGGTTGTTCGACCCTGAATTACGGTCATAACCACCCGGTACTGAAAGATGCGCTGGTTGATTACATCACTGACGACGGTGTCACTCACAGCATGGACATGCACAGTGATGCCAAAGAACGGTTTCTGTTTGAATTCCACGAGACGGTGCTGAAACCGCGCAACCTGGACTATGTCCTGCAGTTTCCCGGGCCAACGGGTGCCAATGCGGTTGAGGCAGCGTTGAAGCTGGCCCGCAAGGTCACCGGCCGCACGAATGTCATTTCGTTTACCAACGGCTTCCACGGTGTAACGTTGGGTGCGTTGGCGGCAACGGGCAATGAGCACCACCGCGGTGGTGCCGGCATCGACCTGGGTGGCGTTACGCGCATGCCGTATGACGGCTATATGGGCGCAGACATCGATACGGCTGACTATCTCGATAAGGTTCTGAGCGACCCGTCGAGTGGCATTGATGCACCCGCCGCCGTGATCGTTGAAACAGTTCAGGGCGAGGGTGGCTTGAACGTCGCCAGCAATGAATGGCTGCGCAAAGTTGCCAGGATCACGCGCAAGCACGGCGCAATGTTCATTGTCGACGACATACAGGCGGGTATCGGCCGTTGCGGTTCGTTTTTCAGCTTCGAAGCCGCCGGCGTGAAACCGGATATCGTAACGCTGGCCAAGTCCCTGTCCGGCTATGGTTTGCCGATGGCGTTGGTGCTGATCAACCGCGAGTATGACGAATGGCTGCCCGGCGAGCACAACGGTACGTTTCGCGGCAACTGCCATGCATTCGTAACTGCACGCGCCGCTCTCGAGCACTTCTGGCGTGATCGAAAGGGCTTCGAGGCGACCATCGCCCGCAGCGCCGCTCAGCTTGAGCAGGGCTTGCGGTCCATTGCGAGCAAAGCAGGCTCCAGCAAACTGGTATTGAAAGGGCGCGGCATGATGCGCGGTCTGGAAATGCCCAGTGGAAAATTCGCGGCGGCTGTTATCAAGAAATGCTTCCAGAACGGTTTGATTATCGAATCGGCCGGGCCGAATGACGAGATCGTCAAATGCCTGGCACCGCTGACCATTACCAGTGAGGAGATGCAGAGCGGTCTGGATATTCTCGGCAAAGCCGTTGCGGCCACCGCGGCTGAACACGAACGCGCCGCGGCCTGA
- a CDS encoding MarR family winged helix-turn-helix transcriptional regulator — protein sequence MENRSESALVALRRILRATELNARQLASQTGLTPSQLIVLQIVAREGKALPSTVARGVRLTQATVTSLVDKLVDAGLVTRRRDTEDRRRNWIEMTAAGRERIEQSPDLLHDRFAASFEALDDWQQSMLVAALEQVSSMLDAGALDAAPVLDVGDIDR from the coding sequence ATGGAAAACCGATCAGAGAGCGCGCTCGTCGCCTTGCGGCGCATCCTGCGCGCGACCGAATTGAACGCGCGACAGCTGGCCAGTCAAACGGGACTAACACCGTCACAGCTGATCGTTTTGCAAATTGTGGCCAGGGAAGGCAAGGCACTGCCCAGCACCGTCGCTCGCGGGGTACGCCTTACCCAGGCAACGGTGACATCACTGGTCGACAAACTGGTGGACGCCGGCCTCGTTACCCGGCGGCGCGACACTGAAGACCGGCGCCGCAACTGGATCGAGATGACGGCCGCCGGCCGTGAGCGTATCGAGCAATCACCTGATCTGCTGCATGATCGCTTTGCCGCCAGTTTCGAAGCTCTCGATGACTGGCAGCAATCCATGCTGGTTGCCGCACTGGAGCAGGTGTCGTCAATGCTCGACGCTGGCGCGCTCGACGCGGCACCGGTACTTGATGTGGGTGATATTGACCGCTAA
- a CDS encoding ectoine synthase encodes MIIRDYNEAKNTSRKVEAEGWTSVRLLLKEDGMGFSFHITTIHAGAELPMHYQRHLESVYCMSGKGSIESRLTGEVTQIRPGICYALDQHDPHILRAEEEMQMACVFNPPVTGTEVHDASGAYPLPADDA; translated from the coding sequence ATGATCATAAGGGACTACAACGAAGCCAAAAATACCTCGCGCAAAGTCGAGGCGGAAGGCTGGACCAGTGTGCGCTTGCTGTTGAAAGAAGACGGTATGGGCTTTTCATTTCACATTACAACGATTCATGCAGGCGCGGAATTGCCGATGCATTACCAGCGTCACCTTGAATCCGTCTACTGCATGTCTGGAAAAGGCAGCATTGAAAGCCGTTTGACGGGTGAAGTGACCCAGATCAGACCGGGCATCTGCTATGCGCTTGACCAGCACGATCCCCACATCCTCAGAGCCGAGGAAGAAATGCAGATGGCCTGTGTGTTCAATCCGCCGGTAACTGGCACAGAAGTTCACGACGCCAGCGGAGCCTATCCGTTGCCGGCCGATGACGCTTGA
- a CDS encoding superoxide dismutase, whose product MKFEMKPLPYAYDALQPHISEQTVKFHYDKHHTGYMTKLQGQLAGTPDEQKSLQEIVETSSGGVFNLAAQIWNHDFYWQSLTPNGGGAPGGELAEMIAAEFGDFATMRGKLKDEALGHFGSGWAWLVLGKDNKLQICSTHDADNPLRAGATPLLTVDVWEHAYYLDTQNDRGGYLDRVLDNLLNWQFAEDNLSAARKAG is encoded by the coding sequence ATGAAGTTTGAAATGAAACCGCTGCCCTATGCGTACGACGCACTGCAGCCGCATATCAGTGAGCAGACAGTCAAGTTCCACTACGACAAGCACCACACCGGGTACATGACCAAGTTGCAGGGGCAGCTTGCCGGTACTCCCGACGAGCAGAAGAGCCTGCAGGAAATCGTTGAGACGTCGAGCGGCGGTGTGTTCAATCTGGCTGCGCAAATCTGGAACCATGATTTTTACTGGCAAAGCCTCACGCCAAACGGTGGTGGCGCTCCGGGCGGAGAGCTTGCCGAGATGATTGCGGCAGAATTCGGTGATTTCGCGACGATGCGCGGCAAGCTGAAGGACGAAGCACTGGGGCACTTCGGCTCGGGCTGGGCCTGGCTGGTCCTCGGCAAGGACAACAAGCTGCAAATCTGCAGCACGCACGATGCTGACAATCCGTTGCGTGCAGGCGCCACACCGCTCCTGACGGTCGATGTCTGGGAGCACGCCTATTATCTGGATACGCAGAATGACCGCGGTGGTTATCTGGATCGGGTGCTCGACAACCTGTTGAACTGGCAGTTTGCCGAAGACAATCTCAGTGCGGCCCGCAAGGCAGGCTAG
- a CDS encoding NADP-dependent malic enzyme, whose amino-acid sequence MSDPLEEASLRYHERQPAGKITVTPTKPLTNQLDLAQAYSPGVAFPCMRIKEDPTLAAKYTARGNLVGVISNGSAVLGLGAIGPLAAKPVMEGKSVLFKKFAGIDAFDIEVDENDPDKLVETISRLEPTFGAINLEDIKAPECFIVEEKLDACMNIPVFHDDQHGTAIVVSAAIKNGLKIVGKNLEDIKVVSTGGGAASLSCLDLLVKQGLPMDNITLCDLHGVVYASREADMNPYKSRFARDTELRNLDEAIAGADVFLGLSAPNVLSADMVKKMADRPLILALANPTPEILPEVAIAARPDAIIATGRSDYPNQVNNVLCFPFIFRGALDVGATKINDAMKIACVDAIANLAQLESTDEVANAYQGEELTFGPEYVIPKPFDLRLMEEVSLAVARAAMESGVATRPIADLDAYRNTLRSFSHRSFMFMQPVIDVAKRDTERLAYAEGENEVVLRAVQTVIDERIAFPVVIGRASVVDERISRLGLRMRAGQDFELVDPENDPRYRDYWQFYHSRVCRKGVSVSAAKTLMRTNSTVIAACMVAMKQADALLCGTIGRFDHHLQDIIEIIGSETPNHKVSSMSVLFLPDGPLFISDAFISVDPGVEQLVAMTLASAERVQSFGIKPKIALLSHSNFGSSAAPSARKMRDATRIIKERAPHLEVDGEMHALTAMNESIRKTLDPSSPLTDRANLLIMPNLDTANIAMELIRSVTDALFIGPILSGTAMPAHIVTPSMTAKGIFNMSAIAVADAWQRTHDD is encoded by the coding sequence ATGTCAGATCCACTCGAAGAGGCGTCGCTGCGCTATCACGAGCGTCAACCGGCCGGCAAAATCACCGTCACTCCGACCAAGCCACTCACCAACCAGCTTGATCTGGCGCAGGCCTATTCACCTGGCGTTGCGTTTCCCTGCATGCGTATCAAGGAAGACCCGACCCTCGCCGCCAAATACACCGCGAGAGGCAATCTGGTAGGCGTTATTTCCAACGGCAGTGCCGTCCTCGGACTGGGCGCTATCGGCCCTCTGGCGGCCAAACCGGTCATGGAAGGCAAGTCTGTCCTGTTCAAGAAATTTGCCGGCATCGATGCCTTCGACATTGAAGTGGACGAGAACGACCCGGACAAGCTCGTGGAGACGATTTCCCGACTCGAACCCACCTTTGGCGCGATCAACCTGGAAGATATAAAGGCGCCGGAGTGTTTCATCGTCGAGGAAAAGCTCGATGCCTGCATGAACATTCCTGTATTTCACGACGACCAGCACGGCACAGCCATCGTCGTCAGCGCCGCCATCAAGAACGGACTGAAAATCGTTGGCAAGAACCTGGAAGACATCAAGGTCGTCTCGACCGGTGGCGGCGCCGCCAGCCTGTCGTGCCTGGATCTGCTGGTGAAGCAGGGCCTGCCGATGGACAACATTACCTTGTGCGACTTGCACGGCGTCGTTTATGCCAGTCGCGAAGCCGACATGAACCCCTACAAATCGCGCTTCGCCCGCGACACCGAGTTGCGCAATCTTGATGAGGCCATCGCCGGCGCCGACGTCTTCCTCGGCCTTTCAGCACCGAACGTGCTGAGCGCAGACATGGTCAAGAAAATGGCCGACCGGCCATTGATCCTGGCGCTGGCCAACCCGACGCCAGAGATCCTGCCGGAAGTAGCTATCGCGGCACGGCCGGACGCCATTATTGCCACAGGTCGCTCCGACTACCCGAACCAGGTCAACAACGTCTTGTGCTTTCCGTTTATTTTTCGCGGCGCACTCGATGTTGGCGCCACCAAAATCAACGATGCAATGAAAATCGCCTGTGTCGACGCCATTGCCAATCTCGCGCAGCTTGAGTCGACGGACGAAGTGGCGAATGCTTACCAGGGAGAAGAGCTGACCTTCGGCCCTGAGTACGTCATACCTAAGCCGTTCGATCTCCGACTGATGGAAGAAGTGTCGCTGGCCGTAGCGCGGGCTGCCATGGAATCCGGGGTAGCCACGCGGCCGATTGCCGATCTGGATGCGTATCGAAACACCTTGCGCAGCTTCAGTCATCGCTCTTTCATGTTCATGCAGCCGGTCATAGACGTTGCCAAACGCGACACCGAACGCCTGGCCTACGCTGAAGGTGAAAACGAAGTGGTCCTGCGCGCCGTGCAGACAGTGATCGACGAACGGATTGCCTTCCCGGTTGTTATCGGCCGTGCGTCTGTTGTCGACGAACGTATCAGCCGGCTGGGTCTGCGCATGCGGGCCGGACAGGACTTCGAACTGGTCGATCCCGAAAATGATCCGCGTTACCGCGACTACTGGCAGTTCTATCATTCACGGGTCTGCCGGAAAGGCGTATCCGTCTCAGCGGCCAAAACCCTGATGCGAACGAACAGCACGGTCATTGCCGCTTGCATGGTTGCCATGAAACAGGCCGATGCCCTGTTGTGTGGGACGATTGGTCGTTTCGACCATCATCTGCAAGACATCATTGAGATCATCGGCTCTGAGACACCGAACCACAAAGTCTCGTCAATGTCGGTTCTGTTCCTGCCGGACGGGCCACTGTTCATATCCGATGCATTTATTTCGGTTGATCCTGGCGTCGAACAGCTTGTCGCGATGACCCTGGCCAGCGCTGAACGAGTGCAAAGCTTCGGGATCAAGCCAAAAATCGCATTGCTTTCGCATTCCAACTTCGGCTCATCGGCAGCACCGTCTGCGCGCAAGATGCGCGATGCGACCCGCATCATCAAAGAGCGAGCGCCGCATCTTGAAGTTGACGGCGAAATGCACGCACTGACGGCTATGAACGAGTCTATACGCAAGACCCTGGACCCCAGCTCACCGCTGACCGACAGAGCCAACCTGCTCATCATGCCCAATCTCGATACGGCAAACATCGCGATGGAGCTGATCCGCTCCGTAACCGATGCATTGTTTATCGGCCCTATTTTGTCAGGCACTGCCATGCCAGCACACATAGTCACACCCTCGATGACCGCCAAGGGCATCTTCAATATGAGCGCTATTGCGGTTGCGGATGCCTGGCAGCGCACGCACGACGACTAG
- a CDS encoding SDR family NAD(P)-dependent oxidoreductase, with protein sequence MNVPAFNELLDFSGQSVVVTGAAQGIGAAIALRFAEAGARVLIHYRSGEKEALRLALSIRKDGGEASTMAAELSDAGDVRKLMARAVTDYGAIDVLVNNAGSFPNAAFLDMTYAEWSEMLRSNLDSAFLCSQAAARHMKSAGSGAIVNIASIAASSPGPEHSHYNSAKAAVVMLTRSAAQELGAYGIRVNAVSPGAVGRPGIEDQWPEGVERWQKRAPLQRLGQPEDVADACLFLASPAARWVSGHNLVVDGGIMAASIY encoded by the coding sequence GTGCCGCTCAAGGTATAGGCGCGGCCATTGCCCTGCGTTTTGCCGAGGCTGGCGCACGGGTATTGATTCACTACCGCAGTGGCGAAAAAGAGGCTCTGCGGCTGGCACTGTCGATACGCAAGGACGGTGGTGAGGCCAGCACGATGGCCGCCGAACTGAGCGATGCCGGCGACGTTCGCAAGCTGATGGCCCGGGCAGTTACTGATTACGGAGCCATAGACGTGCTTGTCAATAACGCCGGCAGTTTTCCGAACGCGGCTTTCCTTGATATGACGTATGCCGAGTGGTCGGAGATGTTGCGATCCAACCTCGATTCGGCGTTTCTTTGTTCGCAGGCGGCGGCCCGGCATATGAAATCGGCCGGTAGCGGGGCAATTGTCAATATTGCGTCCATTGCGGCGTCCAGCCCGGGCCCGGAGCACAGTCACTACAACAGTGCCAAGGCGGCGGTGGTAATGCTGACCCGTTCTGCGGCACAGGAGCTCGGCGCTTATGGCATACGCGTGAACGCTGTGTCTCCTGGTGCAGTCGGCCGGCCGGGAATAGAAGATCAATGGCCGGAAGGTGTGGAGCGCTGGCAGAAACGTGCGCCGTTGCAACGGCTGGGCCAGCCGGAAGACGTTGCCGACGCGTGCCTGTTTCTGGCCTCGCCCGCCGCGCGCTGGGTGTCCGGTCACAACCTGGTTGTGGACGGCGGCATCATGGCTGCCAGTATTTACTAG